A section of the Primulina eburnea isolate SZY01 chromosome 1, ASM2296580v1, whole genome shotgun sequence genome encodes:
- the LOC140841582 gene encoding rRNA (cytosine-C(5))-methyltransferase NOP2C — MKRGRSFAKTLHRTFRTLQQQGSSTPQMDPSERYCYNPNLRWNPKVEEYFVKAYGADHFSRISDSLTRPSCYSCVRVNTLKSTSDVVIGKLLAILQERGWQNVSAEEAIAPRYTMGSAGVPLESTRTTCGPNGSTPSSHLSRCDIPGLDYLVFINGLGPLTVNYKYEENKPPKEVIVSRKCAEAVLRGAQVYVPGVLACSAHVEKGDPVAVSVAVEQPGTDGGWGIGFTRGTVLEGSQTDPYHFERNGLYIGQGTAMMSRAGMFRVSEGVAVDLDDRVFKLPSFHDLLGGEIFLQNLPSIITAHALDPREGERILDMCAAPGGKTTAIAILMKDKGEVIAVDRSHNKVLNIQKLAAELGLGCIATYKLDALKSVRRSVDIDTPNCGKNEGIQFPDSSISGMENSSMGGGYDTSEQLRKLNCTNKADARNTSRKMRNGPGRNNCLGHRVEKSEGFSTNSFDRVLLDAPCSALGLRPRLFAGEETIESLRTHAKYQRRMFDQAVQLVRSGGVIVYSTCTINPGENEALVRYALDTYTFLSLASQNPKVGGPGLVGGCQFPDGYLEEWLKPGEEDLVQRFDPSSSLDTIGFFIAKFNVGSKDI, encoded by the exons ATGAAAAGGGGAAGGAGTTTCGCTAAAACCCTTCACAGAACCTTCCGAACTCTCCAACAACAGGGAAGCTCCACTCCCCAG ATGGATCCATCGGAGCGTTACTGCTACAACCCAAACTTGCGTTGGAACCCTAAGGTTGAAGAATATTTCGTGAAAGCTTATGGAGCCGACCATTTCTCTCGAATTTCCGATTCTCTCAC GCGTCCTTCGTGTTACTCCTGTGTGCGGGTGAATACTCTCAAATCAACCAGTGACGTCGTTATTGGGAAGCTTTTGGCTATTCTACAGGAAAGAGGGTGGCAAAATGTTTCTGCTGAAGAAGCTATTGCTCCTCGCTATACAATGGGTAGTGCTGGGGTACCTCTTGAATCTACTAGAACTACTTGTGGTCCAAATGGTTCTACTCCAAGTTCTCACCTTTCCAGATGTGATATTCCTGGTCTAGACTACTTGGTTTTCATCAATGGTTTGGGACCACTAACAGTTAACTACAAGTACGAGGAGAACAAACCTCCTAAAGAGGTGATAGTGAGTCGGAAATGTGCTGAAGCGGTTCTTAGGGGTGCTCAG GTGTATGTGCCTGGTGTTTTGGCCTGTAGTGCTCATGTAGAGAAAGGTGATCCCGTGGCAGTTTCTGTTGCTGTGGAACAGCCGGGCACTGATGGTGGATGGGGAATCGGTTTTACTCGTGGGACTGTACTTGAGGGATCACAAACAG ACCCTTATCATTTTGAAAGAAATGGCCTCTACATTGGCCAAGGAACCGCTATGATGTCCAGAGCTGGAATGTTTCGGGTATCTGAAGGAGTTGCAGTAGACTTGGATGACAGAGTATTTAAACTACCTTCCTTTCATG ATTTACTTGGAGGAGAGATATTTCTTCAGAACCTTCCTAGCATCATTACGGCGCATGCCTTAG ATCCTAGGGAAGGAGAGAGGATACTGGATATGTGTGCGGCTCCTGGAGGGAAAACTACAGCAATTGCGATTCTCATGAAGGATAAAGGAGAAGTTATTGCAGTTGATAGATCTCATAATAAG GTGCTTAACATCCAGAAATTGGCTGCTGAACTGGGCTTAGGATGCATAGCCACTTACAAACTTGATGCGCTGAAATCTGTGCGTAGATCTGTTGACATCGATACCCCTAATTGTGGAAAAAATGAAGGGATTCAATTCCCAGATTCATCAATATCAGGAATGGAGAATAGCTCCATGGGTGGTGGATATG ATACTTCTGAGCAATTGAGGAAGCTGAATTGCACGAATAAGGCTGATGCCAGGAATACCAGCCGAAAAATGAGAAATGGGCCTGGAAGAAATAACTGTTTGGGTCATAGAGTTGAGAAATCTGAAGGGTTTTCAACAAATAGCTTTGATCGAGTTCTGCTTGATGCTCCTTGTTCTGCTCTTGGGCTGAGACCTCGCTTGTTTGCTGGAGAG GAGACAATTGAATCATTACGAACCCATGCCAAGTATCAGAGACGAATGTTTGACCAGGCTGTGCAGCTTGTTCGCTCTGGTGGTGTTATTGTGTATTCCAC ATGTACCATAAATCCTGGAGAAAATGAAGCATTAGTTCGATATGCATTGGATACATATACATTTCTTTCATTGGCATCACAG AATCCAAAGGTAGGGGGCCCTGGCCTTGTTGGTGGTTGTCAATTTCCTGACGGATACCTGGA GGAATGGTTAAAACCTGGTGAAGAAGATCTTGTCCAGAGATTTGATCCATCTTCTTCACTTGATACCATAGGCTTTTTCATTGCCAAGTTTAATGTCGGTTCAAAAGATATCTGA
- the LOC140841552 gene encoding acetyl-CoA acetyltransferase 2-like — translation MAPAAASDSIKPRDVCIVGVARTPMGGFLGSLSSLSATKLGSIAIACALKRANIDPSFVQEVFFGNVLSANLGQAPARQAALGAGIPNTVICTTVNKVCASGMKATMLAAQSIQLGINDVVVAGGMESMSNVPKYLAEARKGSRLGHDSLVDGMLKDGLWDVYNDFGMGVCAELCAEHHNITREEQDNYAVQSFERGIAAQDGGAFAWEIVPVEVSGGRGKPSTIVDKDEGLGKFDAAKLKKLRPSFKETGGTVTAGNASSISDGAAALILVSGEKVVKLGLDVIAKISGYADAAQAPELFTTAPALAIPKAISNAGLEASRIDYYEINEAFAVVALANQKLLGIAPEKVNIHGGAVALGHPLGCSGARILVTLLGVLKQKNGKYGVGGVCNGGGGASAFVVELL, via the exons ATGGCTCCAGCTGCAGCAAGTGATTCAATTAAGCCTAGAG ATGTCTGCATCGTTGGAGTTGCCCGAACACCTATGGGTGGATTTCTTGGTTCTCTTTCGTCATTATCAGCAACAAAGCTCGGGTCTATAGCTATTGCAT GTGCTCTGAAGAGAGCAAATATTGATCCATCATTTGTACAAGAAGTTTTCTTTGGAAATGTACTCAGTGCAAACTTAGGACAGGCTCCTGCTAGGCAGGCGGCATTAGGTGCTGGGATCCCTAACACGGTGATCTGTACCACTGTCAACAAAGTCTGTGCCTCAGGGATGAAAG CAACAATGCTTGCTGCACAAAGTATCCAGTTGGGCATCAATGATGTTGTGGTGGCTGGTGGCATGGAAAGCATGTCTAATGTCCCAAAGTACTTGGCAGAAGCAAG GAAGGGCTCACGACTTGGACATGATTCCCTTGTTGATGGAATGCTGAAAGATGGATTATGGGATGTTTATAATGATTTTGGCATGGGAGTTTGTGCTGAATTATGTGCTGAACACCATAATATTACAAGAGAAGAGCAG GACAATTATGCAGTTCAGAGCTTTGAGCGTGGAATTGCTGCTCAAGATGGTGGTGCATTTGCATGGGAGATTGTTCCA GTTGAAGTGTCTGGGGGTAGAGGAAAGCCATCCACAATTGTCGATAAGGATGAAGGTTTGGGAAAG TTTGATGCTGCAAAATTGAAGAAGCTAAGGCCAAGTTTTAAGGAGACAGGTGGTACAGTCACGGCGGGCAATGCTTCTAGCATAAG TGATGGTGCTGCTGCTCTCATTTTAGTCAGTGGAGAGAAGGTTGTGAAGCTTGGTCTAGATGTCATTGCAAAGATCTCAGGATATGCTGATGCTGCTCAG GCACCTGAATTATTTACAACTGCACCAGCACTTGCAATTCCAAAAGCAATTTCAAATGCTGGTTTAGAAGCATCTCGAATAGACTATTATGAGATTAATGAAGCCTTTGCG GTTGTTGCTCTTGCAAATCAGAAGCTTCTTGGTATTGCTCCT GAAAAAGTTAACATTCACGGTGGAGCTGTAGCCTTGGGGCATCCTCTAGGTTGCAGTGGAGCTCGTATCCTGGTCACACTTTTGGGG GTATTGAAGCAGAAGAATGGTAAATACGGAGTTGGTGGTGTTTGCAATGGAGGAGGAGGTGCTTCAGCCTTCGTCGTAGAGCTTCTGTAA
- the LOC140841567 gene encoding long chain acyl-CoA synthetase 8-like isoform X2, with the protein MDDVGGGFSFSTFKDNGSYGIVCAVIMAVVIPILLAVVLGSKRKSKQRGVPVEVVGGTDLVMRNARSVKLVEVPWEGATTLAALFEQSCKKNSGEKFLGTRKVIGKEFVTASDGRKFEKLHLGEYQWETYAQAFTRACNFASGLLKIGHDMDTRAAIFSETCAEWMIAFQACFRQNITVVTIYASLGDDALIHSLNETQVSTVICDSKQLKKLAAVSSSLKTISQVIYIDDEDTTSGSSASQDIGNWRKFYFSEGVMMTHGNIVATAAAVMTVIPGIGSKDVYLAYLPLAHVFELAAETVMLTAGASIGYGSALTLTDTSNKIKKGTQGDASALKPTLMAAVPAILDRVRDGVLKKVDEKGGFVKKLFNIAYNRRLATIEGSLFGAWGIESLFWDIVVFKKIRSILGGEIRLMLCGGAPLSGDAQRFINICMGAPIGQGYGLTETCAGAAFSEWDDPSVGRVGPPLPCCYVKLVSWEEGGYTIVDKPMPRGEIVIGGHSVTAGYFNNDSKTKEVYEVDERGMRWFYTGDIGRFHPDGCLEIIDRKKDIVKLQHGEYISLGKVEAAVSSSTYVDSIMVYADPFHNFCVALVVPAHQALEGWARDSGIKYGDFPDLCKKSEAKNEVQQSLFKAAKAAKLEKSEIPAKVTLLPEPWTPESGLVTAALKLKRESLKSKFKDELELLYK; encoded by the exons ATGGATGATGTGGGGGGTGGCTTTTCTTTTTCGACATTTAAAGACAATGGTTCATATGGAATTGTTTGTGCTGTCATCATGGCTGTTGTCATACCTATACTTCTTGCCGTGGTTCTTGGGAGTAAAAGAAAGTCAAAGCAGAGAGGTGTTCCCGTTGAAGTTGTTGGTGGGACTGACTTGGTAATGCGTAATGCTAGATCTGTCAAATTGGTCGAGGTTCCTTGGGAAGGGGCTACAACTTTGGCTGCTTTGTTCGAGCAGTCTTGTAAAAAAAATTCCGGTGAAAAGTTTCTTGGGACAAGAAAAGTAATTGGGAAGGAATTTGTTACAGCTAGCGATGGGCGAAAATTTGAGAAACTTCATTTGGGAGAGTACCAGTGGGAAACTTACGCGCAGGCTTTCACTCGTGCCTGTAACTTTGCGTCCGGTCTTCTTAAAATAGGTCATGATATGGACACTCGTGCTGCAATTTTTTCTGAAACTTGCGCAGAGTGGATGATAGCATTTCAG GCATGCTTCCGGCAGAACATCACTGTTGTTACAATTTATGCTTCCTTAGGGGATGATGCCCTAATTCACTCACTTAATGAG ACTCAAGTATCAACTGTGATTTGTGACTCCAAGCAATTGAAGAAGTTGGCTGCAGTAAGTTCAAGTTTGAAAACCATTAGCCAGGTTATTTATATTGATGATGAAGACACTACAAGTGGTTCCAGTGCTTCCCAAGATATTGGAAATTGGAGAAAATTCTATTTTTCTGAG GGTGTTATGATGACTCATGGAAACATTGTGGCCACTGCAGCTGCCGTTATGACAGTCATTCCAGGAATTGGAAGCAAAGATGTCTATCTTGCTTATTTGCCTTTAGCTCATGTGTTTGAGTTAGCTGCAGAG ACTGTGATGTTGACTGCAGGTGCCTCAATTGGCTATGGCTCAGCACTGACATTAACGGACACCtccaacaaaataaaaaaaggaACACAGGGAGATGCATCTGCATTGAAGCCTACACTGATGGCAGCTGTTCCAGCTATCCTAGACCGTGTTAGAGACGGAGTTCTGAAGAAG GTTGATGAAAAGGGAGGTTTTGTGAAAAAACTTTTCAATATTGCTTACAATCGTCGATTGGCAACTATTGAGGGAAGCTTGTTTGGTGCGTGGGGTATAGAAAGTCTCTTTTGGGATATTGTTGTTTTTAAGAAGATAAGGTCTATCCTTGGAGGAGAAATTCGACTTATGCTTTGTGGTGGAGCTCCTTTGTCGGGAGATGCTCAGAGATTTATCAACATTTGCATGGG GGCGCCTATTGGTCAAGGATATGGCTTGACTGAAACATGTGCAGGAGCTGCCTTTTCAGAGTGGGATGACCCTTCTGTTGGGCGTGTTGGTCCTCCACTTCCTTGTTGCTACGTcaag CTCGTGTCTTGGGAAGAAGGTGGTTATACTATAGTAGATAAGCCAATGCCACGGGGAGAGATTGTTATTGGTGGACACAGCGTGACAGCTGGGTATTTTAACAATGATTCCAAAACTAAAGAGGTGTACGAG GTCGATGAGAGGGGCATGCGTTGGTTCTACACTGGTGATATTGGAAGGTTTCACCCTGATGGATgtcttgagattattgataggAAGAAAGATATCGTGAAGCTTCAACATGGCGAGTACATCTCACTTGGAAAG GTTGAGGCAGCAGTGTCGTCGAGCACATATGTTGATAGTATTATGGTCTATGCGGATCCCTTCCACAACTTTTGTGTAGCCCTCGTGGTGCCTGCACATCAGGCTCTTGAGGGATGGGCCCGTGATTCTGGAATTAAGTACGGGGATTTTCCTGATCTATGCAAAAAGTCTGAAGCGAAGAATGAGGTTCAACAATCACTTTTCAAG GCAGCCAAGGCGGCTAAACTTGAAAAGTCTGAAATTCCGGCAAAGGTTACGCTGTTGCCGGAGCCATGGACTCCAGAAAGTGGTTTGGTCACTGCAGCTCTGAAATTGAAGAGGGAGTCATTGAAGAGCAAATTTAAAGATGAGCTCGAACTGTTGTACAAGtga
- the LOC140841542 gene encoding uncharacterized protein, with protein MESCIEEAHKAKAIAEKQFMERDFMAAKNYAVKAQKLCPELEGISQMVATFGVYAASVAKINGQTDFYSILGMDPSTEKPKLKKRYKKMAILLHPDKNKTIGADGAFRLVSEAWALLSDNVKRSSYDQRRNYFFGYGAGDYDNCSKYSASHGRLDSFWTVCTSCHVQYEYLRKYVNKRLTCKNCRGVFIAVETGLATANGAFQYSTHSYTPENGYGSHGCAAAFAPTNTGCCAPNGILGHHTGYKSEYVSNISFQSNSCGNAVGVMDHNGLSTSRVLYQTNGDTDKTKANGKRHTLKATCKMGSNGYTGYTEASQSKRGRPAKKRKLDEGITSTNEQERSCPTVAMEAKIDNGNGNLKPTSKISTTSETSARRCSAASAFDVRQMLIDKARSVILGKLEEMRLASEEAAAAALNSAKKAEADKCSDAARINGSIDTARQPELKRSVSMTITVPDSDFHDFDQDRLEECFKPKQIWALYDEEDGMPRLYCLIREVVELNPFKIHISYLNSRSDSEFGSVNWLDSGFTKSCGSFRVSYSEMVEQVNIFSHLLRREKAGRGGCVRIYPRGGDIWAVYRNWSPDWNRTTPHNVRHQYEMVEVIEDYSEDHGVWVTPLVKLDGFKTVYQRNTNSNAVRWIPRREMLRFSHQVPSCSLKVEGVNLPEGCWDLDPAATPDELLQAETEIRNNSNSGSGKTIETPDDQYAVELHGQFAEKFDRRENNLSKTGPMIASESCME; from the coding sequence atggaGTCCTGCATAGAGGAGGCTCACAAAGCTAAAGCGATCGCTGAGAAACAATTTATGGAGAGAGACTTTATGGCTGCAAAAAATTATGCTGTGAAAGCTCAAAAATTGTGCCCTGAGCTGGAGGGTATATCTCAAATGGTGGCTACATTTGGTGTCTATGCTGCATCGGTAGCTAAAATTAATGGGCAAACTGATTTCTATTCGATTCTTGGAATGGACCCATCTACCGAGAAGCCCAAGTTAAAGAAAAGGTATAAGAAGATGGCAATACTGCTCCACCCTGATAAGAACAAAACCATTGGAGCTGATGGGGCATTCAGACTTGTCTCTGAAGCATGGGCTCTTTTATCCGATAACGTTAAAAGAAGCTCGTATGATCAAAGGAGAAATTACTTTTTTGGGTATGGTGCCGGTGATTATGACAACTGTTCCAAGTATTCAGCTTCTCATGGCAGACTCGATTCATTTTGGACTGTGTGTACATCCTGTCATGTTCAATACGAATACCTCAGGAAATATGTGAACAAGAGACTTACTTGTAAGAACTGCCGTGGTGTCTTCATTGCTGTTGAAACTGGGCTGGCTACGGCAAATGGTGCTTTCCAATACTCAACTCACTCCTATACGCCTGAGAATGGGTATGGGAGTCATGGTTGTGCTGCAGCATTTGCACCAACAAACACTGGATGCTGTGCACCTAATGGGATCTTGGGACATCACACTGGATATAAATCTGAGTATGTCTCAAATATATCATTTCAAAGCAACTCATGTGGAAATGCTGTTGGTGTTATGGATCATAATGGATTATCAACTTCTCGTGTCCTTTATCAAACCAATGGGGACACAGACAAAACCAAAGCAAATGGAAAACGTCATACGCTAAAGGCTACATGTAAGATGGGCTCTAATGGATATACTGGTTACACTGAAGCATCACAATCGAAGCGTGGCAGACCTGCCAAGAAGAGAAAACTGGATGAGGGAATCACTTCTACGAATGAGCAGGAAAGATCGTGTCCAACCGTTGCTATGGAAGCAAAAATAGACAACGGAAATGGAAATTTAAAACCTACATCTAAGATTTCCACCACATCTGAGACGTCAGCTAGACGCTGTTCAGCTGCCTCAGCATTTGATGTTAGGCAAATGTTAATTGATAAGGCGAGATCAGTAATCCTTGGGAAGCTAGAAGAGATGCGGTTGGCTTCAGAagaagcagcagcagcagcgttGAACTCGGCAAAGAAAGCCGAAGCTGATAAGTGCAGTGATGCCGCAAGAATAAATGGATCAATTGATACTGCTCGTCAACCAGAACTGAAGAGATCCGTTTCTATGACAATAACAGTTCCAGATTCTGACTTCCATGATTTTGACCAGGATAGGTTAGAAGAATGTTTTAAACCCAAGCAGATATGGGCATTGTATGATGAGGAAGATGGCATGCCGCGCCTGTATTGTCTAATCCGTGAAGTCGTCGAATTGAATCCATTTAAGATACACATAAGCTACCTGAACTCAAGATCTGATAGTGAATTTGGGTCTGTAAATTGGTTGGATTCTGGGTTTACGAAATCTTGTGGAAGTTTTAGAGTTTCCTATTCTGAAATGGTGGAGCAAGTCAATATATTTTCTCATCTTCTGAGAAGGGAGAAGGCTGGTAGGGGAGGTTGTGTGAGAATCTATCCTAGGGGTGGTGATATTTGGGCAGTATATCGAAATTGGTCACCAGATTGGAACAGAACAACCCCTCATAATGTAAGGCACCAGTACGAAATGGTAGAGGTTATTGAGGACTACTCTGAAGATCATGGCGTCTGGGTGACTCCACTAGTTAAGCTGGACGGATTCAAGACAGTTTATCAAAGGAATACGAACTCCAATGCGGTCAGGTGGATTCCAAGAAGAGAGATGTTACGGTTTTCACACCAGGTGCCATCATGTTCGCTTAAAGTTGAAGGGGTGAACTTACCTGAGGGTTGCTGGGATCTTGACCCTGCAGCAACTCCCGATGAACTTCTTCAAGCAGAAACTGAAATCCGCAATAATTCAAATTCTGGTTCGGGGAAGACCATTGAGACACCGGATGATCAATATGCTGTGGAACTTCATGGACAGTTTGCAG
- the LOC140841567 gene encoding long chain acyl-CoA synthetase 8-like isoform X1, with protein MDDVGGGFSFSTFKDNGSYGIVCAVIMAVVIPILLAVVLGSKRKSKQRGVPVEVVGGTDLVMRNARSVKLVEVPWEGATTLAALFEQSCKKNSGEKFLGTRKVIGKEFVTASDGRKFEKLHLGEYQWETYAQAFTRACNFASGLLKIGHDMDTRAAIFSETCAEWMIAFQACFRQNITVVTIYASLGDDALIHSLNETQVSTVICDSKQLKKLAAVSSSLKTISQVIYIDDEDTTSGSSASQDIGNWRKFYFSEVEKLGSNNPSRPSLPTKKDIAVIMYTSGSTGLPKGVMMTHGNIVATAAAVMTVIPGIGSKDVYLAYLPLAHVFELAAETVMLTAGASIGYGSALTLTDTSNKIKKGTQGDASALKPTLMAAVPAILDRVRDGVLKKVDEKGGFVKKLFNIAYNRRLATIEGSLFGAWGIESLFWDIVVFKKIRSILGGEIRLMLCGGAPLSGDAQRFINICMGAPIGQGYGLTETCAGAAFSEWDDPSVGRVGPPLPCCYVKLVSWEEGGYTIVDKPMPRGEIVIGGHSVTAGYFNNDSKTKEVYEVDERGMRWFYTGDIGRFHPDGCLEIIDRKKDIVKLQHGEYISLGKVEAAVSSSTYVDSIMVYADPFHNFCVALVVPAHQALEGWARDSGIKYGDFPDLCKKSEAKNEVQQSLFKAAKAAKLEKSEIPAKVTLLPEPWTPESGLVTAALKLKRESLKSKFKDELELLYK; from the exons ATGGATGATGTGGGGGGTGGCTTTTCTTTTTCGACATTTAAAGACAATGGTTCATATGGAATTGTTTGTGCTGTCATCATGGCTGTTGTCATACCTATACTTCTTGCCGTGGTTCTTGGGAGTAAAAGAAAGTCAAAGCAGAGAGGTGTTCCCGTTGAAGTTGTTGGTGGGACTGACTTGGTAATGCGTAATGCTAGATCTGTCAAATTGGTCGAGGTTCCTTGGGAAGGGGCTACAACTTTGGCTGCTTTGTTCGAGCAGTCTTGTAAAAAAAATTCCGGTGAAAAGTTTCTTGGGACAAGAAAAGTAATTGGGAAGGAATTTGTTACAGCTAGCGATGGGCGAAAATTTGAGAAACTTCATTTGGGAGAGTACCAGTGGGAAACTTACGCGCAGGCTTTCACTCGTGCCTGTAACTTTGCGTCCGGTCTTCTTAAAATAGGTCATGATATGGACACTCGTGCTGCAATTTTTTCTGAAACTTGCGCAGAGTGGATGATAGCATTTCAG GCATGCTTCCGGCAGAACATCACTGTTGTTACAATTTATGCTTCCTTAGGGGATGATGCCCTAATTCACTCACTTAATGAG ACTCAAGTATCAACTGTGATTTGTGACTCCAAGCAATTGAAGAAGTTGGCTGCAGTAAGTTCAAGTTTGAAAACCATTAGCCAGGTTATTTATATTGATGATGAAGACACTACAAGTGGTTCCAGTGCTTCCCAAGATATTGGAAATTGGAGAAAATTCTATTTTTCTGAGGTTGAAAAACTTGGAAGCAATAATCCTTCTCGTCCTAGTCTGCCAACCAAGAAAGATATTGCTGTCATCATGTACACAAGTGGCAGTACGGGCCTTCCTAAG GGTGTTATGATGACTCATGGAAACATTGTGGCCACTGCAGCTGCCGTTATGACAGTCATTCCAGGAATTGGAAGCAAAGATGTCTATCTTGCTTATTTGCCTTTAGCTCATGTGTTTGAGTTAGCTGCAGAG ACTGTGATGTTGACTGCAGGTGCCTCAATTGGCTATGGCTCAGCACTGACATTAACGGACACCtccaacaaaataaaaaaaggaACACAGGGAGATGCATCTGCATTGAAGCCTACACTGATGGCAGCTGTTCCAGCTATCCTAGACCGTGTTAGAGACGGAGTTCTGAAGAAG GTTGATGAAAAGGGAGGTTTTGTGAAAAAACTTTTCAATATTGCTTACAATCGTCGATTGGCAACTATTGAGGGAAGCTTGTTTGGTGCGTGGGGTATAGAAAGTCTCTTTTGGGATATTGTTGTTTTTAAGAAGATAAGGTCTATCCTTGGAGGAGAAATTCGACTTATGCTTTGTGGTGGAGCTCCTTTGTCGGGAGATGCTCAGAGATTTATCAACATTTGCATGGG GGCGCCTATTGGTCAAGGATATGGCTTGACTGAAACATGTGCAGGAGCTGCCTTTTCAGAGTGGGATGACCCTTCTGTTGGGCGTGTTGGTCCTCCACTTCCTTGTTGCTACGTcaag CTCGTGTCTTGGGAAGAAGGTGGTTATACTATAGTAGATAAGCCAATGCCACGGGGAGAGATTGTTATTGGTGGACACAGCGTGACAGCTGGGTATTTTAACAATGATTCCAAAACTAAAGAGGTGTACGAG GTCGATGAGAGGGGCATGCGTTGGTTCTACACTGGTGATATTGGAAGGTTTCACCCTGATGGATgtcttgagattattgataggAAGAAAGATATCGTGAAGCTTCAACATGGCGAGTACATCTCACTTGGAAAG GTTGAGGCAGCAGTGTCGTCGAGCACATATGTTGATAGTATTATGGTCTATGCGGATCCCTTCCACAACTTTTGTGTAGCCCTCGTGGTGCCTGCACATCAGGCTCTTGAGGGATGGGCCCGTGATTCTGGAATTAAGTACGGGGATTTTCCTGATCTATGCAAAAAGTCTGAAGCGAAGAATGAGGTTCAACAATCACTTTTCAAG GCAGCCAAGGCGGCTAAACTTGAAAAGTCTGAAATTCCGGCAAAGGTTACGCTGTTGCCGGAGCCATGGACTCCAGAAAGTGGTTTGGTCACTGCAGCTCTGAAATTGAAGAGGGAGTCATTGAAGAGCAAATTTAAAGATGAGCTCGAACTGTTGTACAAGtga